A region of the Massilia sp. erpn genome:
AACTGCGCTTCTCCACCGGTCTGGGCATCAGCTGGATTTCCCCGGTCGGCCCGCTCAAGTTGAGTTATGCTAAGCCTTTGAACGCCAAGCCGGGTGATCGCCTGGAGCGCTTCCAGTTCCAGATGGGCGCAGGTTTCTAATATCAAAGAGCAATAATAAATACTACGGAGAACCATGTTGAAGACCGCTCCCGCTATGCTGACCCAGTATGTTGCCGTGTTCGCCCTGGGACTGCTGTCCCTGGCGCCGGCATATGCGCAGTCGTCCAAGATCGCCTGGCTCAGTTCCGAACGCATTTACAATGAGTCGAAACTGGCCAAGGTGGCTGGCGACAAGCTGGCGGAAGAGTTCTCCCGGCGCGAAAAAGCGGTGCAGGATCTGGCCGTGCGCATGAAGACGGTGTCGGAAAAGCTGGAGAAGGACAATGCCACGCTGGCCGAGGCCGAGCGCGTCAAGCGGCAGAAGGAATACTTCGAACTGGAGAAGGAATTTCAGCGCCGTCAGCGCGAGTTCCGCGAAGACCTGAACCAGCGCACCAACGAGGAGCGCGCCGCCATCGCCGAGAAGGCCACGCGCATCATCAAGCAGCTGGCGCTCACCGAAGGCTTCGACATTGTGCTGCAGGACGCTGTCTGGGCCAGCCCGCGCATCGACATTACCGACAAGGTACTGACTGCGCTGGACAAGGATAAGTAAACAGTTTTTAGATTGGATTGGAACACCCCGATGGGCACTCGACTAGGAGAATTGGTCGAACGCTTGGGCGGGCAGTTGGTGGGCGACCCGAACCTTGAGGTGATCGGAATCGCGCCGTTGACGGACGCCGGCGCTTCGCACATCAGCTTTCTCAGCAACAGCAAATTCCGCTCCCAAGCCGGACAAAGCCAGGCGGCGGCCATGATCGTGTCGGCCGCCGATGACGCCATCGTCGCCGAGCAGTTCAAGGGCGCGCGCATCGTCGTCAAGAACCCTTACGTCTACTTCGCCAGGGCGGCCCAGTATTTCGAGTCGCTGACGGCCATCGTGCCGCCGGCCGGCATCCACCCCAGCGCCGTGGTGCACGAGAGCGCGCAGGTCGACCCTAGCGCCC
Encoded here:
- a CDS encoding OmpH family outer membrane protein, which encodes MKTAPAMLTQYVAVFALGLLSLAPAYAQSSKIAWLSSERIYNESKLAKVAGDKLAEEFSRREKAVQDLAVRMKTVSEKLEKDNATLAEAERVKRQKEYFELEKEFQRRQREFREDLNQRTNEERAAIAEKATRIIKQLALTEGFDIVLQDAVWASPRIDITDKVLTALDKDK